The segment TGGAGGATTGCTATCTTTTTAATCTTTAGAGTATTTATAACAAATTCTGCAGCCACCTTTCCCTGTTGATCGTCTCTACCGCACACCCTGAAAACATTGTTATACCCTTTTTCTGTAAGTTGTGGATTTGTAGACGCCGGGGTAATCATAGGTATGCGTGCCCTGTAATAGACATCGGATGCCGGGATTGAACAGCTACTGTTAAAATGACCTATAACACCAACCACACCTGCATTGACCATCTTGTTTGCAACCGATACAGCCTGCTTGGGATCATGTTGATCATCGCTGACCATCATCTTTATCTTTTTACCTAAAACACCACCTTTTTCATTCCATTCAGAGAGAGCGAGTTCTACTCCATTTTTAAAATCGAGTCCCATCTTTGCCTGATCCCCACTCATCGGTCCTGCAATCCCTATCTTGATAACATCTTCTTTTTTTGTGCAACCGAAAAGGAAGGTAAACACGGAAAGTATGACAATCAGGGCACCCCCAAAAAAATAAAAGATTTTGGGGGACCCCATAATATAGATCGATCTTTTCATTACAGACCTCCTGCGAGATATCCCCAAAAGCCTTTTAGATTTTTGGAGACCTCAGTTAGATAAAGGTATAATTGCGTAATTATTGTAATTATAAGAAATTTCGGGGGTTTTGGCAAGGGGATTTTTAAATAAGATTTATATCTCAGAAGGGAAATTATATCATCACACAACAAGCACTACCCTGTCGAGTCCCTTAAAATGTGTATCGCTGGTTACTACTTTACAGTTTTTCTCTAAGGCCGTTGCATAAACAATGGCATCAGCCATAGGAAGGGAGTGCTTCAGACTAAGGTCTGCTGCTAAAAGTGCTATGCTTTCACTTAATGTGACAATCGTTGTTTTGTTAATCAGAGAAACTGCTAATAATGCATCCTCTTCTGTTCGTTCTCTTTTTATTTTCTTATAAACTTCATAAAGCACAATGGTGGGTGTTACTATCTTTCTGAGGTCTTTGAGATATTTTGAATATTCTAAAGCAAAAGGCACATCTGTAAAGTACTCTATCCACTCAGAGGAATCTACGAGGATCATTACCTTTCCTTATCCTCTCTTATATCCTTTGTATTCATCCCTTTTAAGAATCCTCTAAAGGATTCTACAGGTCTTTCAGGAATTAGATAAACTAATCCTCCTTTTTCAACAACTGTCATCTTTTGCCCACTTTTAAGATGAAGCTTCTCCCTCACATCCTTAGGTATTACTACCTGATATTTTGGTGATATTGTAGTTGTAGCCATTTATCCCCCCTTAATTATATCGATAAAAAAATTATAAAACGAAAATAATTTTTTGTCAATATTTGTTTGGAAAAACATGGACACTAAAAACATGGGGACACTTCCCGTATTTTATTTCTTTCTCCTGGGCTGACCACCTTTCTTTTCTTAGGAAAAAGATCTCGCCTCAAAATCTTCTCAAGTTTCTTTATAAACCCATCACTGCCGAGGTGAGGATATCCTTCTACGCATACCCTCGAGATCCTCGGCATGGATACTATGCTATCCATGTCATTTCAATTTGCCGAGTAATATTGGAAGTGTCCCTATATTTACCCCCCTGTAAAGAGATGCATTATCCTGCCATAGTTTTCTATTGTAAAAAAAAGTGAACTGTGTTATTTTTATGGTATGAACTCTTTTTATAAGAATCTAACAATATGGTTGATTTTAGGATTGCTGATGGTCTTTTTGTTTAATCTCTTCAGTGCTCCCAAAAAGGTGGAGGAAGATGTAGTATTCAGCGATTTCATTACGAAGGTAGAGAAAGGGGATGTAGAGGATGTTGTGATAAAAGAAAACCATATTACAGGGAGGTTTAAGGATGGGAAGAGGTTCAAGACCTATACACCAGAGTATCCAGATCTTGTGAGGGATCTCCGTGCAAAGGGTGTAAGGATAACAGCCAAGCCCCCAGATGAAAATCCATGGTATCTTACATTCTTAGTTTCCTGGGGTCCTATTATTTTCCTTGCTGCAATATGGATATTCTTTATGAAGCAGATGCAAACAGGTGGAAATAAGGCACTGTCATTCGGGAAGAGCAGGGCAAGGCTTGTTTCAGAGAAGACCAATAAAATAACATTTGCTGATGTGGCAGGGATAGATGAGGCGAAGGAAGAGCTTCAAGAGGTTATAGAATTTCTTAAAGACCCACAGAAATTTCAGAAGCTCGGTGGGAGGATACCGAAAGGTGTTCTTGTGATGGGTCCTCCCGGTACAGGAAAAACCCTCCTTGCAAGGGCAATCGCAGGAGAGGCAGGGGTTCCGTTCTTTTCTATCAGTGGCTCAGATTTTGTAGAGATGTTTGTAGGGGTTGGT is part of the Nitrospirota bacterium genome and harbors:
- a CDS encoding AbrB/MazE/SpoVT family DNA-binding domain-containing protein, producing MATTTISPKYQVVIPKDVREKLHLKSGQKMTVVEKGGLVYLIPERPVESFRGFLKGMNTKDIREDKER
- a CDS encoding type II toxin-antitoxin system VapC family toxin; this encodes MILVDSSEWIEYFTDVPFALEYSKYLKDLRKIVTPTIVLYEVYKKIKRERTEEDALLAVSLINKTTIVTLSESIALLAADLSLKHSLPMADAIVYATALEKNCKVVTSDTHFKGLDRVVLVV